One genomic region from Drosophila busckii strain San Diego stock center, stock number 13000-0081.31 chromosome 3R, ASM1175060v1, whole genome shotgun sequence encodes:
- the LOC108604596 gene encoding uncharacterized protein LOC108604596 gives MPALSTKSLIGIILICCVLKQIQANVLFRFALDFHVKDNGTELLNKTIKVENNQLLVQNNEEENSTSAPGTEEQTHGDVAKQLLKECKLGVQLLNAELTPLAGRSNQMAGILKQTIRYANEVDASLISGNMSQHFGLLRKYLSLVDNWRSPNNSGGERTLEFVVLKLAMEKYGIVSKQQEALEYLQRADRAWNNYRKHNVILSES, from the exons ATGCCAGCACTAAGCACTAAGAGCCTAATCGGGATCATCCTGATCTGCTGTGTCTTGAAGCAAATTCAG GCAAACGTGTTATTCCGCTTTGCATTGGATTTTCATGTAAAGGACAATGGCACagagcttttaaataaaaccaTTAAAGTGGAGAACAATCAATTGTTAGTACAGAATAACGAAGAGGAGAATAGCACAAGTGCACCAGGGACAGAGGAACAAACACACGGTGACgtggccaagcagctgctgaagGAATGCAAGCTTGGAGTGCAGTTGCTCAATGCTGAACTGACTCCTTTGGCGGGACGTAGTAATCAAATGGCAGGAATACTCAAGCAAACCATACGCTATGCAAATGAAGTGGACGCCAGTCTCATAAGCGGCAACATGTCTCAACACTTTGGTTTGCTGCGCAAGTATCTATCACTGGTGGACAACTGGCGCTCACCCAACAATTCGGGAGGCGAACGCACGCTAGAGTTTGTTGTACTCAAGCTGGCCATGGAGAAGTATGGAATTgtcagcaagcagcaagaggCATTGGAATATTTGCAACGCGCTGATCGTGCTTGGAATAATTATAGGAAGCATAACGTTATTTTATCTGAGAGCTGA